The following is a genomic window from Elgaria multicarinata webbii isolate HBS135686 ecotype San Diego chromosome 9, rElgMul1.1.pri, whole genome shotgun sequence.
tctcttacccaatttttagtccattgttctaattgaaaataatttaaccacgttaattccaaatctctcagaacttcttccaacctctctcttgtattcatcccccttaaccactctcctaatttcattttatttatttcttttaaaactttacttaacctcttctttaaattttcaggaaatttctttaacattatcaccggtgttaagggggaattacttgaaaacaattcctttttataattattccaaagttcccaatggaacttcaaaaattggttatctaaatcattaagccatttacccttccctttttccttaaaaaacacattttgcaatttcaactcaatgtTCCCTAacatattttcctccatccaatttaagtcccctacccctataattgcttcaacaacatgtcttaacctattagctagatagagATGCTagaagcagagcaatggtaaggaaagaCAATTTCCCCCTGTTTGAAAGTACTCACTGGCTGAGTTCGgttgacatattaggcaacggagggtGTAATAGCACACTCATTGCGCATTATTCTCCTAGTACACCCCCACAACATGTGTGTCccatccccgtccccgtcccccccggtCATGCAGCTGAAAGTCCTggtgtccttctgggctgccggTGCTCCAACTTCCCTCCTTCAGTCTTCCTGgctgcatcccatcagccattgtgagttctgccagctgtataggagcagctggggtgttttggctgctcctgctggagaactctatgaccaATAGAATAGTGCATtcaatggagggtgggggagccctccacatgacatcttaatcaattgattatttgatcaGCAACGGAGAAGCCAGTTGTTTTTCTCCGTTGCTTAAAATAGCAAAATAGAGTACTGTCggttgtgtgtgcattgtgtgtcccacacacacacaacacaataaacaaCTCAACTGACAGttgcctccttccccaccccctccacacccCGGTTGATTATcaggttgtctgaacccagccactgtctcTCTGAAAATCCTCTTGGCCCCTTTCAAAGCACAGCCTGAAAAACCAGCATCACAAGTAATAAGACACCTTAAGAGAAGCAGGAGAAGATTCTGACATGAACACTAAAATATTTGTAAAGCACATGTGATTTCAGCTGAAGGGTCCATTACCATTTTAAGACTGAGGGAAAATAGCAAACACTGTTCTGTAACACCATGGCCTCCAGATATGCCTTACTCCCCTTTAAAAGTGGGGTGTTCTTATAACACCCAGAGTGAGGTTGATTGCACAACACATTGCAAATGTTGGTTGTCCCTCGTAAACTGTTCTCATCTTAAATGGATGGACCTGGCGGAGTGTATCACCATTCAACTGCTCTTTGAAACATTGAGTTGGCAACCCATCCACTTAACAGCAGGTGCTGTGGCTTCTAGGTCAGAATGCTGTCCAAGGGCACTTAGCCACATCTGAAAACTTTGGTTGACTTTCATTTGTATCCATAAAGGAGCTGTTAGGCCATGTTGCTATCCTGATAGGTCTTCTTTAGGCTGTAGGTAGAAGGGCAGTGTTGAGAATACAGTTGAGCTAGTAAGGTTTTCGAGGTGATATCAAAATGGGCGCCTTGACTTTTTTTATTCCAAACATGCACTGCATAGGTGTTTTTAAACAGATTAGGAATCTCCGAAGCACTCACTACTTCAAAATACTTTTTCCAGTCCTGCCAGCAGATGGGATAAAAGGCTTCTCGTGGGAGAATCGTGATGCCCCTACAATTTAGGCTGCTCTGGAGACTAGTGATGGAACACCAGCTCTTAAATATGCGAGTGAAGAGCTGTGGGCCTTGATGGCCCCAGATCCATCTGCTGTAATCTGCCACAAAATCCTGCATGCAAAGCTCTATAAATCTGTGTTTTGGCTCAAATGAGAGGAAGGCCCCATTCAGTAGATATTTGGATTGTGTACCAAGTGCATTTGTGAGGTTATTTAAGTTCTTGAGGGTGATGAAGTCGGTGTCTAAGTAGATGCCACCAAATTTCCACATGATGGCTATTCGGCAGGCATCTGAAAGGATGGGCAAGAAAAATGGTTCCCACCTCTGCTGAGCCCTGGAATACCAGTCAGCCAGGGGAGTGTCCAAGAAAAGGTCATTCAGATCCAATTGTTTGAACTCAATGTTATGGAAGCAGCTAAGCAAGGAAATGCCCAAATGTTTGGGCAAAGTAGGATTGTGCTTTGCCAAGCCTTTCATAAGGACAAGAATTCTGGACTCTGGGTGAATCCTAGCTGCTGATTCAACAGAACACATAAACAGGAAGTTGGGATTGGTTCGTTCAGATGTCTCCAGAAAATATATGTCCTTGGGTGATTGAGAAGACCATCTGGAAATCagaatgggggggaaaggaggacacTGAACCTCTGTAGGCAAAGGGTATACTGGGCGATTGTTATTGGCATTCTGGGTGATTCTCCAGTAGAACATGATGTAGATAAAGGACATGAACTTAAACATGATGACAAATACAGCCCAGTGTTTGTGGTTTGAAATCACCCTGATTAGTTTCAGCATACAGGCAGGCACCTTGCACATCATCTCACAAGTAAATGATGAACTGTCAGGAAAACCAGAATgagctgcaaaataataataataataataataataataataataataataataatgatagcaacaacaacatgattaATACATAATGGTACGTAAGGAAATGGCAACATATATTATTAGTCATGATAACAATGGAAATGGATTTTCTCCCCCAAATTATCCACAATTCTCTGAATTTTTAAGCTGAATATTATCAGATATTTGTTGAGTGATTGACTATATGTAAAAATTTTGACATGAGAGAAGACATAGTAGAGTGTAGTAGAAACTGGGACTAGGgcgacccaagttcaaatctttAGTCAACCAGGACGCTCATTGGTTGACCCTTGGGCCATTCAACATTATCAGCCCAGTCTACCTTTCAGGATGGTTGTGATGATAAATGAGGGAGAGAGCCATGTATGCCAGTTTGAACTTCTTGGAGGAAACTTggaatataaaagtaataaatgaaatcCCTGTTAGCTGATATGCTATGGTTATTAGTTTgccaaaacaaaaatcaatatgTGTCAACATACCTGAACCACCTGACATTTTAGATACATatttcacagtttaaacatgctcacggtttaaacatgcccacaaTCCAGCTGCCCACAACACCAAACATTGTGTCCATAATTTCAAGGCGTGATATTGTTTATTGATAATATTGCTGATACtgttagagtaaaaaaaaatcttatgtactttatttatttattattgttattatttatttatttatttattacatttttatactgcccaatagccgaagctctctaattcTGTACCTGTATATTTGTTGTTCTGTTTGCTTGTCTTTAAttctaaataaagaaaaaaaaggtgggggaaggtTGCCATTaatttttataaaagaaaaaggaacaataCAAATCTAAAATTCTATTACACTTTACAAAAAAATCGTGTATATGTTTAGTcagcagtaaatcccactgagttcagtgggacttactcctaggtgagTGGGTATAGGTTGCAActttaattaagaacataagaagtgccaagcttggtcagaccgagggtccatctagtccagcactcttttcacacagtggccaaccagccatcggccagggatgaacaagcaggacatggtgcaacagcaccctcccacccatgttccccagcaactggtgcacgcaggcttactgcctcagatactggagattgcacacaaccatcagggctagtagccatggatagccttcgcctccaggaatttatccaacccccttttaaagccatccaaattggtggccaacactccATCTtgcaagttccataatttaactctgcgctgtgtgaagaagtacttttttttatttgtcctggatctcccaccaatcagcttcatgggatgaccccaatgggttctagtattttgagagagggagaaaaatgtctccctgtccacattctccacaccatgcataattttgtacacctctgtcatgtctcccctcagcctccttttctccaagctaaacaatcccagttgatgtatccttccctcatagggaagatgctccagccccttaattacaAAAGAAGATTCTTCTGAGGTCTCATGGGGGTATGTTTCTGACAGATAATAAGGAAAGATGTTTaaagagggtgtgtgttttttcaagtGGGTCTCTCTCTTATtaggaattagggatgtgctccgcttctaatcggaccggagaagcaggagtggagcggggggcttcacctgcccttaaggcggaggcgaagaggattggggggctggcggagcatggcgaagaggatcaaggtgaaggcggatcctttgcctcgatccggagctccgccggaaaggtaagtggggtttaccgggccctgccgctgtcgctgtcgcccatgtggcgacagcggcagggcccgataacacccccccaccctcctctcccttacctgcctccgtccgcggtccgtcagcgtcttcaattttGTTTTGAAGCTGGTAAGAGCTTTTTAATTCTCCAACCGGCCACaccggaaaagtcaattatctacttttaaaagggcataaatctcaaaaGAACACGATGGAAAAAGACTATGAATGTTAATTGTTGGGGTTGCTGATAACAGTGTAGGGTTGAAATGACTTTAAAGTGAGATATTTGAAGCGGCTGGAGATACGTCTCTGTGGAAAGTGAAACCAACTGCTACGgcagttaatggtttgttttgttaGAGACgtggacttgatttatggtgaatctcactTTTATTGGAAAGCGAAGAGTTGTAAAACACTGGCTCTATAGAGTGAAAATAACCCAGGCACAGATTGAATGACGGACGGTGTGCTAAATTgagatcaaggggggggggactgcagtTTGGAAGCGTTTGCAGCGTTTGGTGGGGAGACAGCTGTTTGCTGCTTCGGGACTGTGTTTAGGCTTGTttcggtctcccccagtgaatgctgttttgatgTGTGGTAGAATTCCCCCCgccagagaagaaagagtgattaagtactgaaaagcacagagagataaaaattAGTCCACCGAGAAGGGGGGCCGGGTGTCAAGGAGGAGATTCATGCCCTATGTCGgatataaaaagaaagattaaaaaggaaattgcaaaagttaagtgGATAAAAAAACTACCCAGTAATCATAACCTCCCCCATTTGGAAGAATTGGCTTCAGAAGGAGAGCAGGAAGGAACAGACACAGAAGAGAAAATGGCCGAAGGTGGAAAATCtgctggcagccagccagctactttagctgaaatcaagagtgttattgcagaaaacaatgcaatcattttttaaaaaatgaatcagCAAACAGAAACGTTAAATAAACGAATGACTGTGTTAGCTGATAAAATTACGCAGAATGTCAAGgctataaaggatttggaggcaggagcagacctgatcgagaagagacaggaggcttttgaaaaatcgtctaatgtgcaattccaggaccacgaattacggctgatagccttagaagatcaaaatcgtcgttcatcacttcgcataaaacatttaattcaaacacaaggagaaaatttgcgagATTTAAtcttgaagtggtttaaagagatgatgcctgatttgcaatTAGAGGACTGCGAGTTGGACCGCGTCCATAGAGTGGGtgggggcaaaattacaaaggagctaccagagatattttggtgaaatttggcaactattataaaaaagagcaagttatgaagaaactgagatccatggcccagctacagtataaaggcaaatcagtgcaaatttacaacgatctttgtcaacacacactgaattggaGATGCAGtgttaaaccaataactgaaatattagagGGGGGGAAAAttacatattcgtggggttatcctgttttcttaagatttacatatggtaggggggagcacagagtaacttctttggatcagggtaaggagttgttGAAGAGTTTGGGgctgtatgaggaagcaagtgtgacGGAAACAGttgggggggagatgaggctggggcatctgggatgtaatagaattgttaactggattatgagataattgtagatagaaatgttaaacatagagaccttgccggccaggcgcagcactgcctcccccctccccctaaagtagatggctggagtgttagacttacggggatttgggggggggaagaggtggggggaggggagggggagggggatggtATGGGTTAGAATAAGGGGATTGAgggttttgttatggtgtttgtgtttttatgtatgtgattttgagtttcagagcacaagggatcggaagagacatcaaaagggtgaatatggataaaaaaataaaagtatcaacacttaatgttaaaggtttgggggcagtcgtgaaaaggaggagaatagaacaaatgtttaataaggaagcatctgacattataatgatgcaagaaatacatcaagggttcgagaatgcaaatatgataaggatcaagtggctagcttattatgaaaaatcattggggacttcaaaaaaatggagtggccactttgattttaaaaaaaagtggatttatattagaaaccataaaaaggatgatagtggtagatatcttatgataaaaggtaaaattgaaggaaaggtatatacattaattaacgtttatgccccaaatgagagacatagagagttttttataaaattatttaaagaaatagaagaattcaaggaggggtatgttatcttagctggagattttaatatggttatggataatagatgggacaggtcaaaccccactaatgttgaaaagaggaatgatattactatattgaataaattagtaaaagaaaatgattatgtggattcttggcgcctacttaatggggctaagcctgggttctcatattattccccagttcatcatacatactccaggatagatcatatatttgtctcaaaagattttgcaactaagatttgtaaaatggaaatgggggtaataaaggtaactgactacgcattgttaagtttagaatttgcaattaagaagaattataaagaggcatacaggtggaaaatgaacacaaaaatattgaaatataataaagtggtag
Proteins encoded in this region:
- the A4GALT gene encoding lactosylceramide 4-alpha-galactosyltransferase isoform X2, whose amino-acid sequence is MMCKVPACMLKLIRVISNHKHWAVFVIMFKFMSFIYIMFYWRITQNANNNRPVYPLPTEVQCPPFPPILISRWSSQSPKDIYFLETSERTNPNFLFMCSVESAARIHPESRILVLMKGLAKHNPTLPKHLGISLLSCFHNIEFKQLDLNDLFLDTPLADWYSRAQQRWEPFFLPILSDACRIAIMWKFGGIYLDTDFITLKNLNNLTNALGTQSKYLLNGAFLSFEPKHRFIELCMQDFVADYSRWIWGHQGPQLFTRIFKSWCSITSLQSSLNCRGITILPREAFYPICWQDWKKYFEVVSASEIPNLFKNTYAVHVWNKKSQGAHFDITSKTLLAQLYSQHCPSTYSLKKTYQDSNMA
- the A4GALT gene encoding lactosylceramide 4-alpha-galactosyltransferase isoform X1; the encoded protein is MSNIQKPVGEYFSLPFWTKLTSKQAPGGGTRAVMEAAELKTSKQNNKYTAHSGFPDSSSFTCEMMCKVPACMLKLIRVISNHKHWAVFVIMFKFMSFIYIMFYWRITQNANNNRPVYPLPTEVQCPPFPPILISRWSSQSPKDIYFLETSERTNPNFLFMCSVESAARIHPESRILVLMKGLAKHNPTLPKHLGISLLSCFHNIEFKQLDLNDLFLDTPLADWYSRAQQRWEPFFLPILSDACRIAIMWKFGGIYLDTDFITLKNLNNLTNALGTQSKYLLNGAFLSFEPKHRFIELCMQDFVADYSRWIWGHQGPQLFTRIFKSWCSITSLQSSLNCRGITILPREAFYPICWQDWKKYFEVVSASEIPNLFKNTYAVHVWNKKSQGAHFDITSKTLLAQLYSQHCPSTYSLKKTYQDSNMA